ACAGAGAACACGTTGTGATTTTGTCATTAATGCGACGTCCGTCTCACTCGTGTAAAAGTTGATAAGATAATAATagttatgtgtttttctttctctctctatcaggcTCATACCCACGTCTGTCTCTGAGTTTTAAACTGAAGAGAAACATTGGTTATTTCATCCTCCAGACGTACATGCCTTCCATCCTCATCACCATCCTGTCCTGGGTCTCCTTCTGGATTAATTATGATGCCTCTGCCGCACGGGTTGccctaggtgtgtgtgtgtgtgtgtgtgtgtgagtgagagatagagagagggacagagacagagagagagagagagcgagagagagagacagggagagacaggcagagagaggaggagagaagggttGAAGTCatcaaaagtacacacacacacacacacacacacacacacacacacacacacacacacacagtgtcatactTGGTGCTTTCAGATGTGAGTTGTGTCCAGGCTGACACAGGTTCTgagttctttctctttgtgactAGTATTACTACCTAAGACAAAAACCTAAATCAATTGACatgaaatgacataaatgacaTTAAATCCTGCCCTATTAAGTCACTGATTATTACTTACATTCCATCCCAACCACTACAACCTCCAGGGAGCAGTGTTTGGTGAGTCCTTCACCATTTGGTAGAAAATCACAAAATGGTTTCTTTTCATGTCCAGTTCCTTGATGGTGGAATCAGTTTCCCAATTCCATCCAATCTGCAGACACTTTCAAAACCTTCAAGAAAGACTCATGTCTTCTGCAAAAATCGTACTACCAGATCTGTGATCTAAcccactctcttacacacatgccCTTACCTGCAGACTGATATTTAAGAGACCCGTGCTGCAGTGTactacctgtctctctgtgacatatTTTACTTTACTCTCTAAATTAGAAATGCGTTCTGCTGGCGCTTATGTTGACCCGTGTCCATTTACATTTCATAATGACGATGTCTTGACCTTTTTAGTGGCTGTTACTCATCACTAACTTACTCATGCACCAAACTTAGCCACGACGTTTAAACCACAGCCGGCTCCTGAGCATCCTCATGCTTGGATTGTATCTCCCCTCACTTGTCAGTCGCTTTGGAGAAAAGCGTCTGCGAATTGAGTGAATGTAATGTCAATGCAAATTTAAAACAACGCATCACATTATTCACTACAACTTTAAGCTCTTATACAGTTTAGACACCTATATTGATATTAACGTGAAACGGCTTTGAATTTACAACctaaatttgttatttttgtatatttattcaaCAAAAGGGGCAGGATTTTTTGTTAAAGCCTAATTCCGTCTTTCCACTCAGGTATTACCACGGTCCTCACAATGaccaccataaacacacacctgagggaGACGCTGCCGAAGATCCCATACGTCAAGGCTATAGACATCTACCTGATGGGCTGCTTCGTCTTTGTGTTCCTGGCCTTGCTGGAGTACGCTTTCGTCAACTACATCTTTTTTGGCCGTGGCCCCCACATGCAAAAGAAAGTGGCTGAGAAAGCAGCTAAAAGTAACAATGAGAAGAGTCGACTGGAGAGCAACAAGGTTCaggtaatgaaaaaaataaaatttaaaaatgaccaGATCTCAGATAAGGCCTCTCAGGCACTTCCCCAGGACCTGTTTTACAACTGCTATACTCTGTTGAAACCTTCTCATTTGATTTTCAACcgacatttttcacatttttgtctttcctcttgACCCCTCCCCCTTTCACGTAGGTTGACACCCACGGGAACATCCCCCTGACCAATCTGGATATCCGTATTAGCGGGGCGGAAATGTTGGGCGGTCTCAGCGACCCGCGAAACACGATGTTCTCTTACGATAGTGCTAGCATCCAATACCGTAAGCCACTGACAGGTCGCGACCTCTATGGCCGGCCCACAGCCTCACTGGAGCGGCCAGCCAAGAAGAGCCGTCTGAGAAGACGGGCCTCGCAGCTTCGGGTTAAGATTCCGGATCTAACTGATGTGAATGCCATAGACAAATGGTCCCGTGTCATTTTCCCTATAACCTTCACCTTTTTTAACCTGGTGTACTGGCTATACTATGTCCACTAGGAGGCAGCACTGAACACAGCTCGGCTTTGTCTCGTATTTTTCAGGTCTGACCAGACGCTCAGTCGCTCTGATTGTTACTTAGGGTTACTGAAGAGGAGAAAATACGCAGAAAGTTGTTTCTCTGTAGATATATTTGAATATATGATGAGCTACTATATAtaagtatacatatatatataaaaaaaagaaaatccatgtATAATTTTAAGCAGAAATGTGAGCTAATATGATTATCCAATCTTTTAAAGTTATTCACTCATTTAGATAGTCTAACAACCATAAGCCCAAAATGAAGACACTCTCCAAGTCTGCAAATGTTTGTCCACACGTCTGACAGTGATTGTCTGTCATTTGTATTGACTTCATGGACATCTTTTGACAGGAACCATATCCCGGCATGCGCACTTTTCCACCTAAAGGAGTAAAATTACTGTGGCACTTTTTCAGATCCATCTGCTGGTTTTCTCCCGTCTAAATCCGCATCATTAATCCATCATGTTACCGACTGATTCCTCATTTTACTGAGCAAACTGGTACGGTTTGTCTTCAGGTTTCGACCATCCAGAAACAAATTTGGCCCTCAGCTAAAAAGAGAAATAGCAGTATTTAGACCCCATCGGCTCTGTTTGCCTTCGCAGctttcatttgtatgtgtgcgtgtctgtgtgtgtgtgtgtgtgtgtgtgtgtgtgtgtgtgtgtgtatgtgtgggttttttttggggggggggtgatacaTGTATTTGATagatgaaaaaaacatattttgctAATATAGATTATTAGAAGTCAGACTTCACTGTTATATTCTCACAAGATACTTCCCAACCCAGACTTCTATCATCCACAGAATCAATTAgaaatcataatttttttttcagtgtctgtgaatgaATCAAAACTGTTACTATTTTCAGAAGAAACGTGGTATCGAATGACTTATGATATAACCATGCCAacgggacaaaaaaaaaccccaaacctctGAAACCCTTCTTAATGACGATGTCTTTGTGCCAATGGAAAACTGCTCTCATAACCTATTTTATTTTCGCTCAGTGGTCAtgtatttttgatatttttccGTATTAATTATTCCTATGTCTTTTGTCTATTCTCAAAATCTGTTGTTAGGAGTGTCGTCagtatgaaatcatgtctgggctCAAACACACTGGGCTTAAGGGTTGAATAATACTTTGGGCTGATCACTGGagcaaacagagtgaaaaaactgagactgagagagagagagagagagagagagagagagacataatacAGCGCCTTGCCATTGCTCTTCATGGCTGAATTTGTGCcttttaaccaaaaaaaaaaaggtcaatgTTTTACAGGGTTTCACTCACAACTAGTGAATAAAACCAACTTTTCTAAAAGacagcaatgacaaaaaaaatcacaatcaaTATTTAGGGCTTTTATGATTCTCTGTATTCATAAATATACATGCTTATGCATAGATGCGTAAATCAGTGGTTAGTTGTCCAACATTCCAGCATTTCCATGGCTCTGGGAGAAAGACAGCTGCAGGATTGGAAGAGAGTGATGTCACTGGACCTGGTTCTCTTTTCTAACCAGAATTGCATCACACGTATGAGGAAACACCCATCATATGTAAACATACTCACACCAGCATGcgcatgcataaacacatagACATGCACAGATGTTACACGCGCATTGAACACATACTAAGACCATGTAAACAGAGTTACTGAACTGGAAGAAtgattctgcacacacacacacacttgtgcacatGTACAATCTGTACACGTGTGCAAACACAAAACCTTTGGACAGtggatgccaaaaaaaaaaaatggaagaaaaaaaaaaccgaaaagGAAACACTGATGGTTTCTCCAAAGCTCCTAAAGGAGTGTGACTAACTTCTTTATTGTGTAAAATAGTGTTAATGTGACCcatgtgctgtgtctgtgagctcCCATTGAATTGTGTTTgaatccgtgtgtgtgtgggtgtgcgcgttTTGAGAGTGAATGTGTCTTTGTCAAAGGCACTGAACCTGAGTAGCACAGTAGTCCTTGAAAATCCTGTTTCAATTTAAATAACTCAAATAAAACGTCTCACCAAACAAATGATagtgaagtttttgtttttctttccccccccccccccccccccccccccacaaaccgGTGGGCCCACTGAAATTCCCCAAGCGGAAGTATGTCAGTTCATCTTTTCTAGGGCAGATTTGAGACATTTTCTTGAGATGCttgaaataaatttttttttaaaaaaaaatcctgattgTTGTTTATTTCCCATGTCACTCCCAGTGAAAAAGCATTGTCACTATGGTTACCTTtggtggtttgtgtgtgcatgtgcaacgCGTGTGTCTTGAAGGGCTGGAgaggcctctctctcactgccaaaCAACAAAAGTTGCCTTCACTGACAACTTCATGTCTGCCCGTAGCTTTAGTCTATACTTAAGAGTCTCTAAAAACTACCTTATTTGTCAAATCAATCCTTAAGACTGAGAGACCTTCTCTACATACTGAGAAGTCAAAAAGAACTGATTGAAAACTGAGGAATTGTTTGAAAGCTGATTTTTAGATTACTGCTTCTGAATGACTATGTGTTTTCCTAGAAGTTATCTAACATGCCCACCTGATCTTAATACGTATTTGAGTCAAACTACTGCTTTCAAAAGTTTATGGCACTTTGCGTCTACATTACGGGTACtttaatattgtaataaaaCAGACGCAGATGTCAAGTTAGATCATGGCTGTGATGTGTCATGAAATGGCCACGAAACATTAGGTACACACCCGGAGTCCCTCGTCTTCCTCTCTAAGCAATAACATCTGATAAAGTAAAACATGATGGAGTTACACTAAGAGTATGCCTTTGcgtgtcttcttttttttttttcttcaaatgctgaagcatttgcatgtgtttcaCAATACCAGGAACCAATGCAGGAGGAACTGTGTTGATTTAATATACTTGGTAAGAACacttccagtttttttttagttaagtCACGGATAGTAACTAGATCTCTGGGAGGAAAGAAGAATACATTTATCTGTATCACAGTTTCGGTTTCggtctgtgttttaatgatatGATAAATGACGTGTTCATGACAGAAAGACGAAACAAAAGCCATTGTATTTCTCTCACTTTTAATGACACATacatgtgtttgaaatgcaacacatattttacattttacaaatgagAAAAGGTGAAAAAGTAGAAATTGAAAGACAAAATCCAAAAATtaagcaaactctctctccttgctcttCCTATCTGAATCAGATTCCAGCGTGGTCTCGGTGACCGTTTCTCATTAAGGACGCTCAGTGAACGGAGGAAGTGATGTCAGCATATCGCAACACCACCCATTTTGAACTGACACCTCGCCCTCATTAAAGACGCGAGATGGCACAGGAAGCTCCGAGACGTCTCCCGGAGAGAATTATGGGCTCGTTTCTTTGCCTTAATGACGTGATTAGAGGAGAGAGCGCTGAATGATGGTGTGAGCTCTGGGTAAGAAGTCTTTGTCAGTCAAGCAATGAAAGGTTCTGACTGGCTGATGACGTGAGGGGCCTCGGTTCAGGCTCTTAATCCAGCGTTATTGAAAAATCACCACCTGGACTGCACGGAGCTCTAGCAAATGGGGTTATATCGTAATGGAAGAGATGATGGGTCGTTAGAGATGGAAACGTCTTTAGCCCTTAAAGACGTGCTTAACaagttggtgttttttttttgttttgttttgttttttttatgcgtGAATTCCGCTCCTGGGTCACGTGGGCGATGTTTCGTAACAATTGCATTAAAGCCTCCACCACCTGTAGTCTGAGGTCACAGAGTTGTCATGGCGATGGGATAAATAGTCAAGATTCAACTGCCCTTCTCATTTCAGCTGCAAGACCACCTGTGAGAACAGTCATAAACAGTAACTCAAAtgtgggaagtgtgtgtgtgtgtgtgtgtgactatgttttgtatgttttcttatttatacGTGCTACTGCACagacaaatgtatgtgtgtgtgtgtgtttcaccttATTGGCCGCCTCCAGTGCACTGATGAGTGTTTGTAGctcctctctgttcatttctatGCTGACAGGTCTCTGAATTGCATTCTCTTTCAGGTCCAGACTCAGGTTCAGCAGAGGAGTGTGTAGAGCAGAGAGTTTATCACTAGACAAGGCCAGCTGCATGTACCCCCAGGTAaggatggggggagagagagagagagagagaatgagagaaacaaaaagagaggtGAAATGTGATTTTGTCAAGAAACTTTAACACGTCGTGACTTCTAACGTGTTCGCCCGTATTTAATACGTCGACGTGCTAGACACCATCGCGCTGCTGGGTCATACTTTGATCTGCCAGTTGAAGTCCTGAAGCTGCGTGCTGGAGACAGCATTAGTTCTCTCCACTAGAGCGTGTCTAATCTCCTCCTGCCTGGAGTGGACAACCTGCAAAATGGCTTCAGCATGGCCAGAGTCCAGATCAGCCAGCAATTCCtggatctacacacacacacacacacacagacacacacagacacacacagacacacacacacaccgaaagTTAGTAAGTATTAATATGACCTCAGCAACGTAAACCTACATGCCTATTATGTTTTGCTCCTCTTCGCAGGCTGATGAATGGAGTTTTTTTATTGCAGAAACAGATAATCATAcaacacatattttaaaaaaaggctgaacaaaaaacagtgaggtagaaaggtgtgaatgtgtctgtggacacatgcatgcacgagtgtgtgcttgtgtgtgtggttggggtaATCATGAGTGATCAGACATGAATTCCTTCCAGACCGAAATATGTAATaaattatttctgaaaagatGGTTTGACGATACAGggcatttttatttgttctatATCTTCATGATATTTTAATAAATTGTATAAAACTTGCTCAATAACTTTGAAAGAACTGTTGAACATCAGGCAGGGCTGGGCCTATGAATAATTTTGCGATATTTTTAGGCCATATCATGATATGCGATATTTATCTCCATATTTTGAATTCTCTTCTAAATGCTTGATTTAACCCTCTGATGCATACAATCACGTCAAAATGGTGATTCCAGTAGTCCCTGCAACATATGCCAGCATTAAAATattcttgtttttattcattaacggtttctattggaacaattttaaacttgcatgcaAAAAGGGGGAAGTCACAACAAAGTTAAATTTAATGAAACGGTATTTACATCTTCCTTGCAacacccaaaccactgccagacaaTGTATCCggtgctgtttctttttggaACCAACTCGGTCGCCTCCATTTTCTATTACTGTTTCCGAACTCAACACGTATAAACTCGCTTCAGCGCTTCACTTTCGCTCTCCccaggctctttccctgttccctccagatacacaaacacacctcccaCCTATATACGTCAAACACACTCgcccaggagagtggtctggatgggcAGGCGAGTGTgtgtcatgtatgtatgtgatttttttttcctttttgtgtctgtgacagggaTTTCATTTTGCGTGTAAGAGAGAAAGCGGAAGGATGCGTATACATGGACAAATGATGTGTGTGCATCAGGGGTAGGGGGCAAAGGAATGAaacatataaaaagaaaaaaaaaaacccagaaaaatatatatgaaaaaaaaaaacacacataaaacttaAAGGGCAAAGGGGTTGAAAAATAGCAGGGCTATAGCATTATAGCGTTATGTAGTATGGATAGAAACAACAAGAGAAAGCTTAGCAGCAGGAAGACCATACAGAACCCATATTCACATGGGGACAGATGACTCTCACATTAGCAAAATAAATgccaatgagaaaaaaaaggagaagggaagaaaaaatggGTTATAAAATAAGGAAGCAGCAACAGTCAGGCTGTAAAGAATGCACAATAAGGAATCACAGGGTGCCTCTGTGTGTAACCAGAATCACAGACGAGAACATCATAGACGAAGGCTGATCGATTCAGCTTAATCCCACAAAGTTCTTCACTGTATTCTGAAGAACCAGGATGTTGTCATTTGGGGCCTCTACACAGGCCGTTTATACTGAGAACAGCCAATTTGCCCTTGCTTCCTGTGCAGGcagaagaggggaaagagggaatttttttcgtttgtttattCAAAGCTTGTTCCTTTTAGTATGTTCCCCAATACCAAGTTCAAGACTCCTTATGCTTGTAACGCTCAAACCTCAAAACCGCAACAACAGGGCAAGGGGGCCTTTGATTTCGACTTGCCAAATCAATAGGCATAGTAAAAGGTGACAGGATTGGCTTGATAATGTGATAATTTAGACGTCCCAACTATTAAATGACATACTCTCTCCTCTGGGTGATCTGGGAAACCACTGTGGGATTTCAGAGAAAATCAGACTGTCTCTCATACTTCTAATTTTGGAGATCCAGTAAAGACTCTTTCAATAATTCCTTGTCAAGAACGTCAAGTTTAGATTGACATTACGGAAGAGTCTTGActgagggggaagaaaaaaccCTGTCGGTAACATTACTTCCTACAGTTTAAAATACTTCAATTACACAAAGCTGCTCTCTTTTCGGCTTCCTTACTCTCTGTAACATACTCTAAAGTTTGCATCACAGTGTGCCTCACATTCAAAAGCACCTATTCCATAAATGTACATCTCTGTCTTACATACAGACCTCCTGATCTGAGTATTTCTTGCCAATAGCCAGCCTGAAGAGGGAGGGGAGTGCGTTCATAAGCTCCGTCCATTCTGAGAGGCTCCATCTGTCACCATAGTCTGTTCTCCGTGGATAACCCCGTCCACAAAGGCCATCCACCACTCTGTGTAGCAGCTAGAAAGGATGTGGGAAACGAAGATTCATATTTCGGACAAACTCGTGCATAGGTCAAATATGCAGAAGAATTCACCAATATGTTTATTTGGGCAtgccatacaacacacactaatgtTACCACGAAAGCTGTTTTCGTGGATTGGTCTCAAGCGATAGCATTAAATATGacagaacaagaacaaaactcTAATATTAGCTAAGTGAGTGACATACGTGAAAAGGTCGCCGCAATTATTCTTCCAGTTTCCAGTCGATCTATAGATCTATAGGACAAATGTTTGTGCACAGATCGAATGACCGTACACCACCATATGTGTTCTACGAAAATCGATTCCTGCTTTCCTATGAAACTACGTGCATAAGATTCCGTGTTTGGAGGGGCAGACAAAATGTGGTAAAACAACAAGGGTCTGCCTGAGGTGTATGCCACCCTAGACCCCGACTATACGAACTGTACAGCGTCTGATTAATACGCAGGGTGCATTCAGCAGGGTTCAGTTAAGTTTAATTTTTGCACTGAATCCTTGGCTAGCGACCACGAGAGAGCGAGAATCCTCGCTCAGTGTTGTCGCCCTATAATTAATATAATGAACACTACTTCCCCACATTCCTTAACAGGCCTACTATATACAATATATCGTCGTAACTTACTTTTGGACATTCTGCAGGAGATAATTTTTCAAGTAActtcatcatttttctttcattccgCTTTTCTCCGCCGTACGAATTGTCAGCTGACATGCGACGTATCACATGACAAGTATTCTGATGCGTGTTCACAAGCTATAATTGTTGATGAGCTGTtaaaaaaattgcctgcattATCTGCTTTCTACATACCAGACGTGTTCTGACTGTTACAcgaaagaaaaattaaattagttCAGTAAAAGAAAGGAGGACTTACGATGCTGAGACTGAAGCCACCCTTTTAGCTATATTTACCCTAGACAGTTGCAACTGATCCGGAAATCACAACACCTTAACATGCGTCAAAATAAAACGTTAAATTTCTCTTTCAGTGTCCTCAGTGACTCAGTAATGTATGTCCTCCACATATCGGATTTAACGTAATGCAAAAGTTCAAACAGGGATCAAGACTACAATAACAATTAAATTTTACTTTCTTCTTatcatgtaaacaaacagtcttggtggtggtggtttttaGACTATAGACTCTGCTATAAAATCCAttattggaattttttttcgTGGATTGGTCTCAAACGATagcattaaatatttaatatatattcTTGAATATAActcagacattttaaaacttaaCAGAACACTAAACTTTTAAATACTTACTTTGCCAAAGTTACTGTAGATCTTAAATGTACTACATTTTGGAAAAACCGTATAGACATTGTCGAAGTAATTAattaaaccaacaaaaaaagtagAATACCCTTGTCTTAATTATGCATAACATGTGTAGACTGTAGGTGTAACATTTCTTCTCTGTTAGCAGCCTACAGTGTTTGCAATTCACTCAGTGTTGAACAGCCCTCTAAAAAGGTCCCAGAGATGCTGATGCGCCGGTGCTTTTGTGAACAAGATCAACGCAACCAAAGGAAGCGAGTAAGTGTTTGTCAGCATTAAAAACTAAGGCTGCACTAGCTCTAAATGTGAGTAGTTCAATGACTTGTCGCCATATATTGGACAGAAGTCTCTTTAAATTGTATTCCATAGATCTATTACCCGGTGTCAAGTTGGGATCAGTGAATGAAAAGTAAGTTTCATTAGTCTTTGCCCATCGCTGTGTTGCGCTGTTTGCATTTAGGGAACCTCGTGCATTCGGACGCTTGGCATCTGCGAGTAACGAGGACAGTGTTTTGGTAACCAGACTGGGTTCTTAATGTCTGCATTAAGTTTAGTTCTGTCATGTTTGACGGATACCGCGTCACTGTAACTTCCAAATGTCCGCTCAAGGCAAGGTTAAGCCCACACATGGTTTCTCACCGGTGCACGTAGAAAACGACGCTAGAGCCGTTCCTTGGAATATATTTCCGGTGGAAATAAGGAAGGGTTCTTGCCTTGATGACCGATCGATAAGAGAATGCACTAATCTTATTGAATAGTTTGTTATTAACTACATATAGTGAATTGCCTGGTTTCGATTCTTCTGACAGGCCCGtggtttcttattttctctgtaCAACTGTATCGTTATCGTTGTCTTGGTAACAAATGGTATATTTGAACAATTTTAATACAGTTGCTGTGCCCCTTTTAAGTTAAAATCGAGGGACGAAGAGGAGAGGTGTCTTTTCATTTATGTCCTATTAATGGTgcataaaagaacaaaacagtgaaaatgcatCCTATACATGTTTTAGGTTTCAAGCGAAGTATTATTTGCAGTCTTAGTGAGAATGCTCTCAGGATTGTAAAGGCAATATGAAACCTTCGTAGCGGTTTGGAGGTAAGACTGAAATGCTTCATTTGTCTCTTGTCCTTCCTGGAACCTGATGCAAGATTTGCATTTAGTGGGTAGTGAACTAATAAACAACAAAGCAGTACAGCAGACCCTCCATAAGAccagctgtgtgctgttttcGTGGTATGTATGTTAATAGTGTAAAGGTGAATTGGTCAGTTATAATTTCAGTGCAGCCCAGCAGTCtgaagaaaagtgaaagttTTCAACCGTTCTTGTGAAAGGCTGTGTGAATGGAGGTGGGACCTGACAAACAGGAAATATTCTGCTTCTCTTCTTCAGGACATCTTTTCCAGTAGACTAGTGTAAGAATGAACGTTAATGTATTTTTGTCGGGACGGTGGTTAATTATCTGGTAAATTCCGGATTAATCAGAAGACCCGGTTAAGGCAGTTCTACAACTGGGGGTAGCCTACTTCGGGTGGAGAAGCAAGCCGCCTGGAAGAAGCCAGTGATTACTGTCTGATTTCACAACCCCATGTTGTCTGCGCCTGctagcacatgcacacatacagacatacaagcTTTCTCTCCCTGAAATACGTTACAGTAATTTTATACACCGCCTTAAACACGCAGCTAAAACTTCATATCAGTCGAACATGTTAAAGACCcatttgctttgtttgcttgactgactgattaattTTTAACTTATTGGAATTCCAATAATTCCAGTTTAAGCTTGCATGATTTGGACAGTTTGAGTAACCTCCTCCAATTAGATACCAGTTTCCCCCTTGATAATCGCACAGAGTTTCACTTGCGCACTCGGCCGGAGGTTTAGAATGTTCCACTGTCGTTCTAATGAGTTTCAG
This sequence is a window from Chanos chanos chromosome 4, fChaCha1.1, whole genome shotgun sequence. Protein-coding genes within it:
- the gabrb1 gene encoding gamma-aminobutyric acid receptor subunit beta-1 isoform X1 gives rise to the protein MWTTRDWWRVGFLCLPVLVALTCVSHSLNEPSNMSYVKVTVDKLLKGYDIRLRPDFGGPPVDVGMSIDIASIDMVSEVNMDYTITMYFQQSWRDKRLSYTGIPLNLTLDNRVADQLWVPDTYFINDKKSFVHGVTVKNRMIRLHPDGTVLYGLRITTTAACMMDLRRYPLDEQNCTLEIESYGYTTDDIEFYWQAGSAVTGVDNIELPQFSIINYKTLSKKVVFATGSYPRLSLSFKLKRNIGYFILQTYMPSILITILSWVSFWINYDASAARVALGITTVLTMTTINTHLRETLPKIPYVKAIDIYLMGCFVFVFLALLEYAFVNYIFFGRGPHMQKKVAEKAAKSNNEKSRLESNKVQVDTHGNIPLTNLDIRISGAEMLGGLSDPRNTMFSYDSASIQYRKPLTGRDLYGRPTASLERPAKKSRLRRRASQLRVKIPDLTDVNAIDKWSRVIFPITFTFFNLVYWLYYVH
- the commd8 gene encoding COMM domain-containing protein 8, whose protein sequence is MMKLLEKLSPAECPKLLHRVVDGLCGRGYPRRTDYGDRWSLSEWTELMNALPSLFRLAIGKKYSDQEIQELLADLDSGHAEAILQVVHSRQEEIRHALVERTNAVSSTQLQDFNWQIKLALSSDKLSALHTPLLNLSLDLKENAIQRPVSIEMNREELQTLISALEAANKVVLQLK
- the gabrb1 gene encoding gamma-aminobutyric acid receptor subunit beta-1 isoform X2; this encodes MSYVKVTVDKLLKGYDIRLRPDFGGPPVDVGMSIDIASIDMVSEVNMDYTITMYFQQSWRDKRLSYTGIPLNLTLDNRVADQLWVPDTYFINDKKSFVHGVTVKNRMIRLHPDGTVLYGLRITTTAACMMDLRRYPLDEQNCTLEIESYGYTTDDIEFYWQAGSAVTGVDNIELPQFSIINYKTLSKKVVFATGSYPRLSLSFKLKRNIGYFILQTYMPSILITILSWVSFWINYDASAARVALGITTVLTMTTINTHLRETLPKIPYVKAIDIYLMGCFVFVFLALLEYAFVNYIFFGRGPHMQKKVAEKAAKSNNEKSRLESNKVDTHGNIPLTNLDIRISGAEMLGGLSDPRNTMFSYDSASIQYRKPLTGRDLYGRPTASLERPAKKSRLRRRASQLRVKIPDLTDVNAIDKWSRVIFPITFTFFNLVYWLYYVH